From Haloglomus litoreum, the proteins below share one genomic window:
- a CDS encoding nucleoside phosphorylase — MAKQPHILCEPGDVNDIALVPGDPGRVERIAAQCDSHETVAENREYRVVNATYEGVDLTLCSTGIGAPSTAIAVEELSNVGVETFIRVGTTGALQRGIEIGDMVVATAAAKDEGTTKRYEDATVPAVATHEVVTSLLAGARARDEDVHVGPIATDDAFYAETEEYVERWEAAGLLCVEMEAAALFTLARRKGLDAGAICTVDGNLVEGTQKGATDEEELPEKARNNVERAIGISLDAVAALDED; from the coding sequence ATGGCCAAGCAGCCGCATATCCTCTGCGAGCCGGGCGACGTGAACGACATCGCTCTGGTGCCGGGCGATCCCGGCCGGGTCGAGCGCATCGCCGCACAGTGCGACAGCCACGAGACTGTGGCCGAGAACCGGGAGTACCGCGTCGTGAACGCCACCTACGAGGGCGTCGACCTGACGCTCTGCTCGACGGGGATCGGCGCACCCTCCACGGCCATCGCGGTCGAGGAGCTGTCGAACGTCGGGGTGGAGACGTTCATCCGCGTGGGGACGACCGGCGCGCTCCAACGCGGCATCGAGATCGGCGACATGGTCGTCGCGACGGCTGCCGCGAAGGACGAGGGGACCACCAAGCGGTACGAGGACGCCACCGTCCCGGCGGTCGCGACCCACGAGGTCGTCACCTCGCTGCTGGCCGGCGCCCGGGCACGCGACGAGGACGTCCACGTCGGTCCCATCGCGACCGACGACGCGTTCTACGCCGAGACCGAGGAGTACGTCGAGCGGTGGGAGGCCGCCGGACTGCTCTGCGTGGAGATGGAGGCCGCCGCGCTGTTCACCCTGGCCCGCCGGAAGGGGCTGGACGCGGGGGCCATCTGCACCGTCGACGGGAACCTCGTCGAGGGGACCCAGAAGGGCGCGACGGACGAGGAGGAACTGCCCGAGAAGGCACGGAACAACGTCGAGCGGGCCATCGGCATCTCGCTGGACGCGGTCGCCGCGCTCGACGAGGACTGA
- a CDS encoding SRPBCC family protein gives MPTYERTTRVAAPLDEVWEFHSRVSGLEALTPDFMNLRVERVVGPDGEPDPEVLETGARIDMSMRPFDVGPRQTWTSVIRAREAHDGAAYFVDTMEDGPFPEWEHTHLFYADDGETICRDRVRYRLPGGPLGRLAEPFGDIGFEPMFAGRHRKTKQLLE, from the coding sequence ATGCCGACCTACGAGCGGACGACGCGTGTCGCCGCCCCGCTGGACGAGGTGTGGGAGTTCCACTCCCGGGTTTCGGGACTGGAGGCGCTCACGCCGGACTTCATGAACCTGCGGGTCGAGCGGGTCGTCGGTCCCGACGGCGAGCCGGACCCGGAGGTGCTGGAGACGGGCGCACGCATCGATATGTCGATGCGCCCGTTCGACGTCGGGCCACGACAGACCTGGACCTCCGTCATCCGTGCCCGCGAGGCCCACGACGGCGCGGCCTACTTCGTCGACACGATGGAGGACGGCCCGTTCCCCGAGTGGGAGCACACGCACCTGTTCTACGCCGACGACGGCGAGACCATCTGCCGGGACCGGGTCCGCTACCGGCTCCCGGGTGGCCCGCTCGGCCGGCTGGCCGAACCGTTCGGCGACATCGGCTTCGAGCCGATGTTCGCGGGGCGGCACCGGAAGACGAAACAGCTGCTCGAATAG
- a CDS encoding PPOX class F420-dependent oxidoreductase, protein MTEIPAEYMDLFETRSFAFVATLLPDGAPHVTPTWVDFDGEHVLVNTIRDNRKDRNIRKDPRITLAIADPENPYRYLSVRGEVIERREDGAREHLDQLAERYTGEAKYPGPGGQERVVLVIRPDAVSGQSPPARNQ, encoded by the coding sequence ATGACGGAGATACCTGCGGAGTACATGGACCTGTTCGAGACGCGGTCGTTCGCGTTCGTCGCCACGTTGCTCCCCGACGGAGCCCCGCACGTGACACCGACGTGGGTCGATTTCGACGGTGAACACGTGCTCGTGAACACGATACGTGACAACCGCAAGGACCGGAACATCCGAAAGGACCCTCGCATCACACTGGCTATCGCCGACCCCGAGAACCCGTATCGATACCTCTCTGTTCGCGGTGAGGTCATCGAACGACGGGAGGACGGTGCCCGCGAGCACCTGGACCAGCTGGCCGAGCGCTACACGGGCGAGGCGAAGTACCCTGGCCCGGGTGGGCAGGAGCGGGTCGTCCTCGTCATCCGCCCCGACGCGGTGAGCGGGCAGTCGCCGCCGGCACGGAACCAGTGA
- the lrpA1 gene encoding HTH-type transcriptional regulator LrpA1 — protein sequence MSAESTEDRILSVLEEDAQASYAEIADRAGVSKPTVRKYIDRLESEGVIVGYSADVDPKKLSGQSIAMVGIEVASESYVEATRALKDLDAVEALYSSSGDHTLMAEVRAADGDALGEVIADDILTIAGVTEAHPSFLQERLK from the coding sequence ATGAGCGCGGAGTCCACGGAGGACCGGATCCTGTCCGTCCTGGAGGAGGACGCACAGGCCTCCTACGCCGAGATCGCGGACCGGGCCGGCGTCTCGAAGCCGACCGTCCGCAAGTACATCGACCGCCTCGAATCCGAGGGCGTCATCGTCGGCTACTCGGCCGACGTGGACCCGAAGAAGCTCTCGGGCCAGTCCATCGCCATGGTCGGCATCGAGGTCGCCAGCGAGTCCTACGTCGAGGCGACCCGCGCCCTGAAAGACCTCGACGCGGTGGAGGCGCTGTACTCCTCCAGCGGCGACCACACGCTGATGGCCGAGGTGCGTGCCGCCGACGGGGACGCCCTCGGCGAGGTCATCGCCGACGACATCCTCACCATCGCGGGGGTCACGGAGGCCCACCCGTCCTTCCTCCAGGAACGGCTGAAATAG
- a CDS encoding KH domain-containing protein, which translates to MQHVTIPQDRVGVLIGEGGETMREIESRAEVRLDIDSETGAVRVETVGDPVKGLKGPDIVKAIGRGFSPEAALSLLGGDMRMLDLVDLSAATRNENDLRRQKGRLIGEDGRTRQLMAELSGAEVVIYGKTVGIIGEPEEVDVVRSAVEMILDGAPHGAVYSFLERKHNEMETKGIEYHEFPGGEESVGAEATGDPGEAEGGR; encoded by the coding sequence ATGCAGCACGTGACGATTCCGCAGGACCGCGTCGGCGTCCTCATCGGCGAGGGGGGCGAGACGATGCGGGAGATCGAGTCCCGTGCCGAGGTCCGCCTCGACATCGACAGCGAGACGGGCGCGGTGCGGGTGGAGACGGTCGGCGACCCGGTGAAGGGGCTGAAGGGGCCGGACATCGTGAAGGCCATCGGCCGCGGGTTCTCGCCGGAGGCGGCCCTCTCCCTGCTGGGCGGCGATATGCGGATGCTCGACCTGGTCGACCTGAGCGCGGCCACCCGCAACGAGAACGATCTCCGCCGGCAGAAGGGTCGGCTCATCGGGGAGGACGGCCGGACCCGCCAGCTGATGGCCGAACTCTCCGGCGCCGAGGTCGTCATCTACGGGAAGACGGTCGGCATCATCGGCGAACCCGAGGAGGTCGACGTCGTCCGGTCGGCCGTGGAGATGATCCTCGACGGGGCGCCACACGGTGCGGTCTACTCGTTCCTCGAGCGCAAGCACAACGAGATGGAGACCAAGGGCATCGAGTACCACGAGTTCCCCGGCGGCGAGGAGTCCGTCGGCGCCGAGGCGACCGGCGACCCCGGCGAGGCCGAGGGCGGCCGCTGA
- the thsA gene encoding thermosome subunit alpha, whose product MGNQPLIVLSEDSQRTSGRDAQSMNITAGKAVAESVRTTLGPKGMDKMLVDSTGNVVVTNDGVTILKEMDIEHPAANMIVEVAETQEDEVGDGTTTSVVIAGELLAKAEDLLEQDIHATILAQGYRQAAQRAKEILEENAIEVSADDTEHLEQIAATAMTGKGAENARDTLSSLVVSAVQAVAEDDGEIDTDNVKIEKVVGGAVENSELVEGVIVDKERVHDNMPYMVEDANVALLDTAIEVKETEIDAEVNVDSPDQLQQFLDQEEEQLREMVDTLKEAGADVVFCQKGIDDMAQHYLAKEGILAVRRAKKSDIKALSRATGAKVVSNIDDITADDLGFAGSVAEKDIGGDTRIFVEDVDEARSVTLVLRGGTEHVVDEVERAVEDSMGVVRVTLEDGKVLPGGGAPEVELSMGLRDYADSVEGREQLAVEAFADAIDVIPRTLAENAGHDPIDSLVDLRSEHDDGNTAAGLDAYTGDIVNMEDDGVVEPLRVKTQAIESATEAAVMILRIDDVIAAGDLKGGQTDDDDEDAGGPGGPGGAPGGGMGGMGGGMGGGMGGMM is encoded by the coding sequence ATGGGTAACCAGCCCCTCATCGTACTCAGCGAGGACAGCCAGCGGACCTCCGGGCGTGACGCCCAGTCGATGAACATCACGGCAGGGAAGGCAGTCGCCGAGTCCGTACGCACGACACTCGGCCCGAAGGGGATGGACAAGATGCTTGTCGACTCGACGGGCAACGTCGTCGTCACGAACGACGGCGTGACCATCCTCAAGGAGATGGACATCGAGCACCCCGCGGCCAACATGATCGTCGAGGTCGCGGAGACCCAGGAGGACGAGGTCGGTGACGGGACCACCACCTCCGTCGTCATCGCCGGCGAACTCCTCGCGAAGGCCGAGGACCTCCTCGAGCAGGACATCCACGCCACCATCCTCGCGCAGGGGTACCGCCAGGCCGCCCAGCGCGCGAAGGAGATCCTGGAGGAGAACGCCATCGAGGTCTCCGCGGACGACACCGAGCATCTCGAGCAGATCGCCGCCACCGCGATGACGGGCAAGGGCGCCGAGAACGCGCGCGACACCCTCTCCTCGCTCGTCGTGAGCGCCGTGCAGGCCGTCGCCGAGGACGACGGCGAGATCGACACGGACAACGTCAAGATCGAGAAGGTCGTCGGCGGCGCCGTCGAGAACTCCGAGCTCGTCGAGGGCGTCATCGTCGACAAGGAGCGCGTCCACGACAACATGCCGTACATGGTCGAGGACGCCAACGTGGCGCTGCTCGACACCGCCATCGAGGTCAAGGAGACGGAGATCGACGCCGAGGTCAACGTCGACTCGCCGGACCAGCTCCAGCAGTTCCTCGACCAGGAGGAGGAGCAGCTCCGCGAGATGGTCGACACGCTCAAGGAGGCCGGCGCGGACGTCGTCTTCTGCCAGAAGGGCATCGACGACATGGCCCAGCACTACCTCGCGAAGGAGGGCATCCTCGCGGTGCGCCGCGCGAAGAAGTCCGACATCAAGGCGCTCTCGCGGGCGACCGGCGCGAAGGTCGTCTCCAACATCGACGACATCACCGCCGACGACCTGGGCTTCGCCGGCTCCGTCGCCGAGAAGGACATCGGCGGCGACACCCGCATCTTCGTCGAGGACGTCGACGAGGCCCGCTCGGTCACGCTCGTCCTCCGCGGCGGCACCGAGCACGTCGTCGACGAGGTCGAGCGCGCGGTCGAGGACTCGATGGGCGTCGTGCGCGTCACGCTGGAGGACGGCAAGGTCCTGCCCGGCGGCGGCGCGCCCGAGGTCGAGCTCTCGATGGGTCTGCGTGACTACGCCGACTCCGTCGAGGGCCGCGAGCAGCTCGCCGTCGAGGCCTTCGCCGACGCCATCGACGTCATCCCGCGCACGCTCGCCGAGAACGCCGGCCACGACCCCATCGACTCGCTCGTGGACCTGCGCTCCGAGCACGACGACGGCAACACCGCTGCCGGCCTCGACGCCTACACCGGCGACATCGTCAACATGGAGGACGACGGCGTCGTCGAGCCGCTCCGTGTGAAGACCCAGGCCATCGAGTCCGCCACCGAGGCGGCCGTGATGATCCTGCGCATCGACGACGTCATCGCCGCAGGCGACCTGAAGGGTGGCCAGACGGACGACGACGACGAGGACGCCGGCGGCCCCGGCGGCCCGGGCGGCGCCCCCGGCGGCGGCATGGGCGGCATGGGCGGCGGCATGGGTGGCGGTATGGGCGGCATGATGTAG
- a CDS encoding pyridoxamine 5'-phosphate oxidase family protein, giving the protein MEVVADSLAIDIDAFLSRPLCCFLAQRGETGARVSPLWYLWEPDAETCWIIAQFRNRSYPERVERHPESAVAVVDFAPHEGRLEHVGLRGAASLEPWDDARADRLLRRYLGEDRSAWDEAFRGLDGEDYGFIRLAPATAVARGYRYATGLGAGDES; this is encoded by the coding sequence ATGGAGGTCGTCGCCGACAGCCTGGCCATCGACATCGACGCGTTCCTGTCGCGCCCGCTGTGCTGCTTCCTGGCCCAGCGTGGCGAGACGGGCGCGCGCGTCTCGCCGCTGTGGTACCTGTGGGAGCCCGACGCGGAGACGTGCTGGATCATCGCCCAGTTCCGGAACCGCTCGTACCCCGAGCGGGTCGAGCGCCACCCGGAATCGGCCGTCGCCGTCGTCGATTTCGCGCCCCACGAGGGCCGGCTGGAGCACGTCGGCCTGCGAGGGGCCGCCTCGCTGGAGCCCTGGGACGACGCCCGCGCGGACCGGCTCCTTCGTCGGTACCTCGGCGAGGACCGCTCGGCATGGGACGAGGCCTTCCGGGGGCTCGACGGGGAGGACTACGGGTTCATCAGGCTGGCCCCGGCGACCGCCGTCGCACGGGGCTACCGCTACGCCACCGGGCTCGGTGCCGGAGACGAGAGCTGA
- a CDS encoding alpha/beta fold hydrolase has protein sequence MPPRLSTDASLLRDPDIESVYRDIDGLELHAVAAGDPDDPLVVLHHGFPEFWWGWADYVRPIADAGYRVLVPDGRGYNLSEAPEDVADYSADRLSADLQAWVESEGRDSAHVVGHDWGAAVAWDAALRRPEVVDRLVTINVPHPAAFAGALMPSRERWKLNLRQWRRSWYILFFQLPAVPEWLNRQSDYGGMARFLRQASPGTFTDADMDRYRAAWSRPGAMKAMLDWYRAAVQHRPDLPGITVEQPTLVVWGEQDDALLPELAEQSVGFCADGRLERFPDATHWVIHERQAAVQELVLEHLSG, from the coding sequence ATGCCACCCCGACTCTCCACCGACGCCTCGCTCCTGCGCGACCCGGATATCGAGTCCGTCTACCGCGATATCGACGGCCTCGAACTCCACGCCGTGGCCGCGGGCGACCCCGACGACCCGCTGGTCGTCCTGCACCACGGTTTCCCCGAGTTCTGGTGGGGCTGGGCCGACTACGTCCGCCCCATCGCCGACGCGGGCTACCGCGTGCTGGTCCCGGACGGGCGGGGGTACAACCTGAGCGAGGCGCCCGAGGACGTGGCCGACTACAGCGCCGACCGGCTCTCGGCCGACCTGCAGGCCTGGGTCGAGAGCGAGGGCCGCGACTCGGCACACGTCGTCGGCCACGACTGGGGCGCCGCCGTCGCGTGGGACGCCGCCCTCCGCCGGCCAGAGGTGGTCGACCGGCTCGTCACGATCAACGTCCCGCATCCCGCAGCGTTCGCGGGCGCGCTCATGCCCAGCCGCGAGCGCTGGAAGCTCAACCTCCGGCAGTGGCGCCGGAGCTGGTACATCCTGTTCTTCCAGCTCCCGGCGGTCCCGGAGTGGCTCAACCGGCAGAGCGACTACGGGGGGATGGCCCGGTTCCTCCGACAGGCCTCCCCCGGGACGTTCACGGACGCCGACATGGACCGGTACCGGGCGGCCTGGAGCCGCCCCGGCGCGATGAAGGCGATGCTGGACTGGTACCGCGCGGCCGTCCAGCACCGACCCGACCTCCCCGGCATCACCGTCGAACAGCCCACGCTCGTCGTCTGGGGGGAACAGGACGACGCGCTCCTGCCCGAACTCGCCGAGCAGAGCGTCGGCTTCTGTGCGGACGGCCGGCTCGAACGGTTCCCCGACGCGACACACTGGGTGATCCACGAGCGGCAGGCAGCGGTGCAGGAACTGGTGCTGGAGCACCTGTCGGGGTGA
- a CDS encoding branched-chain amino acid transaminase codes for MGFEEMDVDTIWMDGEFTDWDDAQVHVLTHSLHYGTAVFEGVRCYDTEQGPAIFRWDEHLDRLYQSARALDHSIEHSREDLTEATLELIRRQDLESCYIRPLVYYGYNSLGVSPKECPTETMIACWPWGAYLGEEALEEGVDVMVSSWRKHHSSMIPTNVKATGPYVNSMLAGEEARGNGYVEAIVLNKEGDVAEGPGENIFMVNDGEIFTPGLAESILDGITRQTVIEVAEDLGYEVHDEAKIARSQLYTADELFFTGTAAEVTPIRTVDDNEIGNGSRGPVTEEIQQRFFDIVERRTDDYDDWFTYV; via the coding sequence ATGGGATTCGAGGAGATGGACGTCGACACCATCTGGATGGACGGTGAGTTCACCGACTGGGACGACGCCCAGGTTCACGTGCTGACGCATAGCCTCCACTACGGGACCGCCGTCTTCGAGGGCGTCCGCTGCTACGACACCGAGCAGGGCCCGGCCATCTTCCGCTGGGACGAGCACCTCGACCGACTGTATCAGTCGGCACGCGCGCTCGACCACTCCATCGAGCACTCGCGCGAGGACCTGACCGAGGCCACGCTGGAGCTCATCCGCCGGCAGGACCTGGAGTCGTGCTACATCCGGCCGCTGGTCTACTACGGCTACAACTCGCTGGGGGTGAGCCCGAAGGAGTGCCCGACGGAGACGATGATCGCCTGCTGGCCCTGGGGCGCCTACCTCGGCGAGGAGGCCCTGGAGGAGGGTGTCGACGTGATGGTCTCCTCCTGGCGCAAGCACCACTCCAGCATGATCCCGACGAACGTCAAGGCGACCGGCCCGTACGTCAACTCCATGCTCGCGGGCGAGGAGGCCCGCGGCAACGGCTACGTCGAGGCCATCGTCCTCAACAAGGAGGGTGACGTGGCCGAGGGCCCCGGCGAGAACATCTTCATGGTCAACGACGGCGAGATATTCACGCCGGGCCTCGCCGAATCCATCCTCGACGGCATCACCCGCCAGACCGTCATCGAGGTCGCCGAGGACCTGGGCTACGAGGTCCACGACGAGGCGAAGATCGCCCGCTCGCAGCTCTACACGGCCGACGAGCTGTTCTTCACCGGCACGGCGGCGGAGGTCACCCCCATCCGAACCGTCGACGACAACGAGATCGGCAACGGCTCGCGGGGGCCCGTGACCGAGGAGATCCAGCAGCGCTTCTTCGACATCGTCGAGCGCCGGACCGACGACTACGACGACTGGTTCACCTACGTCTGA
- the ribB gene encoding 3,4-dihydroxy-2-butanone-4-phosphate synthase has protein sequence MTRADADTDAGSAPAGADPVEAAIEAFQAGEPVLVHDAADREGETDLVYPAAAVDPAAVARMRNDAGGLVCTAVSHDVAERLDLPFLQESIDHPLAADHELAYDERSSFSLTVNHRETFTGITDEDRALTIRELGRHATDPDPEAFAESFRAPGHVHLLRAAPDLLADREGHTELGIALADAAGTEPAVVVCEMLDDETGGARSPVDARRYADRHDLVYVEGADLLAALR, from the coding sequence GTGACCCGCGCCGACGCCGACACCGATGCGGGGAGTGCTCCGGCCGGCGCCGACCCCGTCGAGGCCGCCATCGAGGCGTTCCAGGCAGGCGAGCCCGTCCTCGTCCACGACGCGGCCGACCGCGAGGGCGAGACGGACCTCGTCTACCCCGCCGCGGCGGTCGACCCGGCCGCCGTCGCCCGGATGCGCAACGACGCCGGCGGCCTGGTCTGCACGGCCGTCTCCCACGACGTGGCCGAGCGGCTGGACCTCCCCTTCCTGCAGGAGTCCATCGACCACCCGCTCGCCGCCGACCACGAGCTCGCCTACGACGAGCGCTCCTCGTTCTCGCTGACGGTCAACCACCGCGAGACGTTCACCGGTATCACGGACGAGGACCGCGCGCTGACCATCCGCGAACTCGGCCGGCACGCGACGGACCCGGACCCGGAGGCGTTCGCGGAGTCGTTCCGCGCGCCCGGCCACGTCCACCTGCTGCGCGCGGCCCCGGACCTGCTCGCCGACCGCGAGGGCCACACGGAACTCGGCATCGCCCTCGCCGACGCCGCCGGCACCGAGCCCGCGGTGGTCGTCTGCGAGATGCTCGACGACGAGACCGGCGGCGCCCGCTCGCCCGTCGACGCCCGCCGCTACGCCGACCGCCACGACCTCGTCTACGTCGAGGGGGCGGACCTGCTCGCGGCGCTGCGATAG
- a CDS encoding CTP-dependent riboflavin kinase: MAETRAAAGAAEVATLKELALEGALAGTTVTCAGLAARLDASNQTASRRLQRLDEAGFIEREVLNDGQRVELTPDGEARLRREYADYRRIFEGADADVALHGTVTAGMGEGRHYISLPGYMEQFIERLGYEPFAGTLNVELDEESVRERGRMDALDPVRIDGWEDDERTYGPAFCWPATVETDTGTYEPAHVIAPERTHHGDDQLEVIAPDRLRDELDLEDGQELTVRVTGDGA; the protein is encoded by the coding sequence ATGGCAGAGACACGAGCCGCGGCCGGGGCCGCGGAGGTGGCCACCCTCAAGGAACTCGCGCTGGAGGGGGCCCTCGCCGGAACGACGGTCACGTGTGCGGGGCTGGCAGCGCGGCTCGACGCCTCGAACCAGACCGCGTCGCGCCGGCTCCAGCGCCTCGACGAGGCCGGTTTCATCGAGCGTGAGGTCCTGAACGACGGCCAGCGCGTCGAGCTGACCCCGGACGGCGAGGCTCGGCTCCGGCGCGAGTACGCCGACTACCGGCGCATCTTCGAGGGCGCCGACGCCGACGTCGCGCTCCACGGGACCGTCACGGCCGGGATGGGCGAGGGCCGTCACTACATCTCGCTGCCGGGCTACATGGAGCAGTTCATCGAGCGACTCGGCTACGAGCCCTTCGCGGGCACGCTGAACGTGGAACTCGACGAGGAGAGTGTGCGAGAACGCGGCCGGATGGACGCACTCGACCCCGTCCGCATCGACGGCTGGGAGGACGACGAGCGCACCTACGGGCCGGCGTTCTGCTGGCCCGCGACCGTCGAGACCGACACCGGGACGTACGAGCCCGCACACGTCATCGCGCCCGAGCGCACCCACCACGGCGACGACCAGCTCGAGGTCATCGCCCCCGACCGGCTCCGCGACGAACTCGACCTCGAGGACGGCCAGGAGCTCACCGTCCGCGTGACGGGTGATGGGGCGTGA
- a CDS encoding twin-arginine translocation signal domain-containing protein, protein MADRDDLTRRSVLKASAAAAGLGLAGTASASEDGGLAGAEPIPCVDVTDARSDLEVVDAASVAPETSSGIGPGSFLLISRGGTTAGCTANFVWDDGDDVYLGAAGHCFLPGETAASKSAGGSFDATNQTVEVCIDCAFGGATGLNGITGGRLVELGEVVYARQSENGVGPGNDFGLVRIPEEARGLIDTSMPKFGGPAGTGTLEAGETACHYGNAVAFGETFLTKGRSGAGLGSTDDVWRAATASAPGDSGAAVQTCNPSVTGLQGAQAVGALTHLTTNGVAGTTMSRAEEMAAEADLDITPRLG, encoded by the coding sequence ATGGCAGACCGCGACGACCTGACACGGCGGAGCGTGCTGAAGGCGAGCGCCGCGGCGGCCGGCCTCGGCCTGGCCGGGACCGCCTCGGCGAGCGAGGACGGTGGCCTCGCTGGTGCCGAACCGATCCCCTGCGTCGACGTGACCGACGCCAGGTCCGACCTGGAGGTGGTGGACGCGGCGTCGGTGGCGCCCGAGACCTCCAGCGGCATCGGCCCCGGTTCGTTCCTGTTGATCTCCCGCGGCGGGACGACCGCCGGCTGCACCGCGAACTTCGTGTGGGACGACGGCGACGATGTCTACCTCGGCGCGGCGGGTCACTGCTTCCTGCCGGGCGAGACGGCCGCCTCGAAGAGCGCCGGCGGCTCCTTCGACGCCACGAACCAGACCGTCGAGGTCTGCATCGACTGTGCCTTCGGTGGCGCGACGGGGCTGAACGGCATCACGGGCGGCCGCCTGGTCGAACTCGGCGAGGTCGTCTACGCCCGCCAGTCCGAGAACGGCGTCGGGCCGGGCAACGACTTCGGGCTCGTGCGCATCCCCGAGGAGGCCCGCGGGCTCATCGACACCTCGATGCCGAAGTTCGGCGGTCCCGCCGGGACCGGCACCCTCGAGGCCGGCGAGACGGCCTGCCACTACGGGAACGCCGTCGCCTTCGGCGAGACGTTCCTCACCAAGGGCCGCAGCGGTGCCGGCCTGGGCAGCACGGACGACGTCTGGCGGGCCGCCACCGCCTCGGCGCCCGGGGACAGCGGCGCCGCGGTCCAGACCTGCAACCCCTCCGTGACGGGGCTCCAGGGCGCACAGGCGGTCGGTGCCCTCACCCATCTCACCACCAACGGCGTCGCCGGGACGACGATGAGCCGGGCCGAGGAGATGGCGGCCGAGGCGGACCTCGACATCACCCCCCGGCTGGGGTAG
- the twy1 gene encoding 4-demethylwyosine synthase TYW1, whose translation MSDSGPKQVDDPDYHSRNHTAAQTCGWTANALRGEGRCYKNTFYGIQSHRCIQMTPVVKCNERCVFCWRDHQGHAYELDGVEWDDPEAVVEASIELQRKLLSGFGGNDQVPDRAFEEAMEPRHVAISLDGEPTLYPYLPELIEAFHDHGITTFLVSNGTRPEVLAECDPTQLYVSVDAADRATFDDVVGAVEDDAWDNLVETLDVLAAKEETRTVLRTTVLKGFNDHHPEWYAGMYDRADADFVELKAYMHVGHSRGRLDRSAMPEHEEVIEFTEAVQEYLPTHPVLRDVEESRVALLAREEDTWVPKLKGGSEFWNEDPHASAD comes from the coding sequence ATGAGCGATTCGGGGCCGAAGCAGGTGGACGACCCGGACTACCACAGCCGGAACCACACCGCGGCCCAGACCTGCGGGTGGACCGCCAACGCGCTCCGTGGCGAGGGGCGCTGTTACAAGAACACCTTCTACGGCATCCAGAGCCACCGCTGCATCCAGATGACGCCCGTCGTGAAGTGCAACGAGCGCTGCGTCTTCTGCTGGCGCGACCACCAGGGCCACGCCTACGAACTGGACGGGGTCGAGTGGGACGACCCGGAGGCCGTGGTCGAGGCGAGCATCGAACTGCAGCGGAAACTGCTGTCGGGCTTCGGCGGCAACGACCAGGTCCCCGACCGCGCGTTCGAGGAGGCGATGGAGCCACGGCACGTCGCCATCTCGCTCGACGGCGAGCCGACGCTGTACCCGTACCTCCCGGAACTCATCGAGGCGTTCCACGACCACGGCATCACCACCTTCCTCGTCTCGAACGGGACCCGGCCGGAGGTACTGGCCGAGTGCGACCCCACCCAGCTGTACGTCAGCGTCGACGCCGCCGACCGCGCGACCTTCGACGACGTGGTCGGCGCCGTGGAGGACGACGCGTGGGACAACCTCGTCGAGACGCTGGACGTGCTCGCGGCGAAGGAGGAGACCCGCACGGTGCTGCGGACGACGGTCCTCAAGGGGTTCAACGACCATCACCCCGAGTGGTACGCCGGGATGTACGACCGCGCCGACGCCGACTTCGTGGAGCTGAAGGCGTACATGCACGTCGGGCACTCGCGCGGCCGGCTGGACCGCTCGGCGATGCCCGAGCACGAGGAGGTCATCGAGTTCACGGAGGCGGTCCAGGAGTACCTCCCGACGCACCCGGTCCTGCGCGACGTCGAGGAGTCACGGGTCGCGCTGCTCGCGCGCGAGGAGGACACCTGGGTCCCGAAGCTGAAGGGCGGGAGCGAGTTCTGGAACGAGGACCCTCACGCGAGCGCGGACTGA
- a CDS encoding DUF555 domain-containing protein, whose protein sequence is MSNYYVRMEAAWLVRDVEDSNDAIGVAISEAGKRLNEADLEYVDMNVGATTCPACRETLDSVFVAADTALVGLAMEMEIFDAESEEHASRIATSEVGGALRNVPLKVIEVVETEEDEDDTAA, encoded by the coding sequence ATGAGCAACTACTACGTCCGGATGGAGGCCGCGTGGCTCGTGCGCGATGTCGAGGACTCGAACGACGCCATCGGCGTCGCCATCAGCGAGGCCGGCAAGCGACTCAACGAGGCGGACCTGGAGTACGTCGACATGAACGTCGGCGCGACCACCTGCCCGGCCTGCCGGGAGACGCTCGATTCGGTCTTCGTCGCGGCCGACACGGCGCTGGTGGGGCTGGCGATGGAGATGGAGATCTTCGACGCCGAATCCGAGGAACACGCCAGCCGCATCGCCACCAGCGAGGTCGGCGGCGCGCTCCGCAACGTCCCCCTGAAGGTCATCGAGGTCGTCGAGACGGAGGAGGACGAGGACGACACGGCGGCCTGA